A section of the Paralichthys olivaceus isolate ysfri-2021 chromosome 16, ASM2471397v2, whole genome shotgun sequence genome encodes:
- the map2k2b gene encoding dual specificity mitogen-activated protein kinase kinase 2b isoform X3: MAIIKLRFMNLECILYLICLFYSAHSSGNETCHQEPDHLRASGDAQVQLSLHCGFLWSLPQQWRDLHRAHVVMDGGSMDQVLKEAQLIPEEILGKVSIAVRDFGEPIFLCSPMCKAWACPSWSCRSVRYPIPPPDTKELEAIFGRPIMDGSEGERHSTSPQPGPPGHCAVMSIFELLVHIVNEPPL; this comes from the exons ATGGCTATAATAAAACTCAGATTTATGAATTTGGAATGTATCCTCTATCTAATCTGTCTTTTCTATTCAGCTCATTCATCTGGAAATGAAACCTGCCATCAGGAACCAGATCATCTGAGAGCTTCAGGTGATGCACAAGTTCAACTCTCACTACATTGTGGGTTTCTATGGAGCCTTCCACAGCAATGGAGAGATCTGCATAGAGCTCACG TTGTCATGGATGGTGGATCTATGGACCAGGTGCTGAAAGAAGCACAGCTGATCCCAGAAGAGATTCTGGGCAAAGTCAGCATTGCT GTGAGAGACTTCGGGGAACCCATTTTTCTGTGCAGTCCAATGTGTAAAGCATGGGCTTGTCCCTCGTGGAGCTGTCGATCCGTTCGCTACCCAATCCCTCCTCCTGATACTAAAGAACTGGAGGCTATATTTGGACGACCCATCATGGACGgtagtgagggagagagacacagcacTTCTCCGCAACCAGGGCCACCAG GTCATTGTGCAGTCATGTCTATCTTTGAACTCCTGGTCCACATAGTAAATGAG CCTCCCCTCTAA
- the map2k2b gene encoding dual specificity mitogen-activated protein kinase kinase 2b isoform X1, producing the protein MHKFNSHYIVGFYGAFHSNGEICIELTVLKEAQLIPEEILGKVSIAVRDFGEPIFLCSPMCKAWACPSWSCRSVRYPIPPPDTKELEAIFGRPIMDGSEGERHSTSPQPGPPGHCAVMSIFELLVHIVNEPPL; encoded by the exons ATGCACAAGTTCAACTCTCACTACATTGTGGGTTTCTATGGAGCCTTCCACAGCAATGGAGAGATCTGCATAGAGCTCACG GTGCTGAAAGAAGCACAGCTGATCCCAGAAGAGATTCTGGGCAAAGTCAGCATTGCT GTGAGAGACTTCGGGGAACCCATTTTTCTGTGCAGTCCAATGTGTAAAGCATGGGCTTGTCCCTCGTGGAGCTGTCGATCCGTTCGCTACCCAATCCCTCCTCCTGATACTAAAGAACTGGAGGCTATATTTGGACGACCCATCATGGACGgtagtgagggagagagacacagcacTTCTCCGCAACCAGGGCCACCAG GTCATTGTGCAGTCATGTCTATCTTTGAACTCCTGGTCCACATAGTAAATGAG CCTCCCCTCTAA
- the tcf3a gene encoding transcription factor 3a isoform X1 has product MAAVETDKELNDLLDFSAMFAPPALNGKNRPTTLASSQFGGSGIDERSGSSHWGPGQQNGPSFNQGRGYGEEGLYSEQQGMASAPIFGPGIVGKADRGPYSSFTAQPGFMPNGLPMPSPDPLSPSGLKSNSQFYSSYEGSNPRRRPSQDPIESQPKKIRKVPPGLPSSVYASASGEDFNRDNAGYTSSKAGNVYPPPFYMQEGLHPPSDPWGSAGSMVQPGFSSMLGNTPHMSQHGPFTAINPQDRLKRQPLPLSPQNYPLHGSEVNGAHPAGFHSGSSSFGVSNHTPPIVGSDTIMANRGPAPGSSGDEIGKALASIYPSDPNSNGFPPSPSTPSCSPQGVSGSASQWNRSSGQATPSPNFDSGIQSMQSKMEDRLEEVINVLQRHTNSQGVPGLAEMHSLLASGLGLPPGFNTAALGLASRLPGLVSGHHEDSVGLPSSGGLLHGHHGSTSVPGSQPEGFTGLSSSVHRSSASDIKKEGKEDDDNCSNTDKSEDEKKDMKARLQTSLDDDDDEDDDEDLPVEIKVEREKVRRMANNTRERLRVRDINEAFKELGRMCQLHLSYEKQQTKLIVLQQAVNVIVNLEQQVRERNLNPKAACLKRREEEKVSGVDPQMQLGGGHPGLGGDGHNPVSHM; this is encoded by the exons atGGCTGCAGTGGAAACAGACAAGGAGCTCAACGACTTGCTGGATTTTAGCGCG ATGTTTGCGCCTCCAGCTTTAAATGGCAAGAACCGGCCGACTACTCTCGCCAGCAGTCAGTTTGGTGGTTCAG GTATAGATGAGAGGAGTGGGTCCAGTCACTGGGGACCAGGACAACAGAACGGTCCGTCTTTCAACCAGGGACGG GGTTATGGAGAAGAAGGTCTTTACAGTGAACAGCAGGGTATGGCCTCTGCCCCCATATTTGGACCGGGGATTGTTG GGAAGGCTGATCGAGGGCCATACTCGTCATTCACAGCACAG CCTGGCTTTATGCCCAATGGGTTACCAATGCCCAGTCCTGATCCGCTCTCCCCGTCTGGCCTGAAGTCTAACTCCCAGTTTTATTCCTCCTATGAGGGGAGCAACCCTCGCAGGAGACCCTCACAGGACCCCATTG AATCACAGCCAAAAAAGATCAGGAAGGTGCCCCCTGGCCTGCCCTCCTCA GTTTATGCATCAGCCTCAGGAGAGGATTTTAACAGGGACAATGCTGGTTACACATCCTCCAAGGCAGGAAACGTGTACCCACCACCTTTCTACATGCAAG AAGGCCTCCACCCACCCTCCGATCCATGGGGCTCTGCCGGGTCGATGGTTCAGCCTGGTTTTTCTTCCATGCTGGGCAACACCCCCCATATGAGCCAGCATGGACCCTTCACAGCCATTAACCCCCAAGACAGACTG AAACGTCAACCACTGCCCCTCTCTCCACAAAACTACCCCCTGCATGGCAGCGAGGTGAATGGGGCTCATCCCGCTGGCTTCCACTCTGGTTCCAGCAGCTTTGGTGTTTCCAACCACACACCCCCTATTGTTGGAAGTGACACTATTATGG CCAATCGGGGACCAGCACCTGGCAGTTCAGGTGATGAGATCGGAAAGGCCCTGGCATCA ATCTATCCTTCAGACCCGAACAGTAACGGCTTCCCTCCATCCCCATCTACTCCCTCTTGCTCACCTCAGGGTGTTTCAG GCTCTGCGTCTCAGTGGAATCGTTCCTCTGGCCAGGCCACACCTTCACCTAACTTTGACAGTGGTATTCAGTCCATG CAGAGCAAAATGGAGGACCGTCTGGAAGAAGTCATCAATGTTCTTCAGCGCCATACCAACAGCCAAGGAGTTCCAGGATTGGCCGAAATGCACAGTCTGCTGGCGTCTGGTTTAGGGCTTCCTCCTGGCTTCAACACTGCAGCACTTGGATTGGCCAGTCGCCTTCCTGGACTG GTGTCTGGTCACCATGAGGACTCTGTTGgtctgccctctagtggaggACTTCTGCATGGTCACCATGGCTCCACATCTGTTCCAGGCTCTCAGCCTGAGGGTTTTACTG GTCTGAGCAGCAGCGTACATCGTTCCAGTGCTTCAGATATCAAAAAAGAAGGCAAGGAGGATGATGACAACTGCTCCAATACTGACAAGTCAGAGGACGAGAAAAAAGACATGAAGGCCCGACTTCAAACAAG tctggatgatgatgatgatgaggatgatgacgaAGATCTGCCAGTGGAGATTAAGGTTGAGCGGGAGAAAGTGCGGAGGATGGCAAACAACACCCGCGAGCGGCTACGCGTGCGGGACATCAACGAGGCTTTTAAGGAGCTGGGCCGCATGTGTCAGCTCCACCTGAGCTATGAGAAACAGCAGACCAAATTGATCGTACTGCAACAGGCCGTTAACGTTATAGTCAACCTGGAGCAGCAAGTTCGAG AACGCAATCTGAATCCAAAGGCTGCCTGCctcaagaggagagaggaggagaaagtgtcAGGTGTGGACCCCCAGATGCAGCTCGGTGGGGGTCACCCTGGTTTAGGTGGAGATGGACACAACCCTGTTAGCCATATGTAA
- the map2k2b gene encoding dual specificity mitogen-activated protein kinase kinase 2b isoform X2 codes for MDGGSMDQVLKEAQLIPEEILGKVSIAVRDFGEPIFLCSPMCKAWACPSWSCRSVRYPIPPPDTKELEAIFGRPIMDGSEGERHSTSPQPGPPGHCAVMSIFELLVHIVNEPPL; via the exons ATGGATGGTGGATCTATGGACCAGGTGCTGAAAGAAGCACAGCTGATCCCAGAAGAGATTCTGGGCAAAGTCAGCATTGCT GTGAGAGACTTCGGGGAACCCATTTTTCTGTGCAGTCCAATGTGTAAAGCATGGGCTTGTCCCTCGTGGAGCTGTCGATCCGTTCGCTACCCAATCCCTCCTCCTGATACTAAAGAACTGGAGGCTATATTTGGACGACCCATCATGGACGgtagtgagggagagagacacagcacTTCTCCGCAACCAGGGCCACCAG GTCATTGTGCAGTCATGTCTATCTTTGAACTCCTGGTCCACATAGTAAATGAG CCTCCCCTCTAA
- the tcf3a gene encoding transcription factor 3a isoform X2, producing MAAVETDKELNDLLDFSAMFAPPALNGKNRPTTLASSQFGGSGIDERSGSSHWGPGQQNGPSFNQGRGYGEEGLYSEQQGMASAPIFGPGIVGKADRGPYSSFTAQPGFMPNGLPMPSPDPLSPSGLKSNSQFYSSYEGSNPRRRPSQDPIESQPKKIRKVPPGLPSSVYASASGEDFNRDNAGYTSSKAGNVYPPPFYMQEGLHPPSDPWGSAGSMVQPGFSSMLGNTPHMSQHGPFTAINPQDRLKRQPLPLSPQNYPLHGSEVNGAHPAGFHSGSSSFGVSNHTPPIVGSDTIMANRGPAPGSSGDEIGKALASIYPSDPNSNGFPPSPSTPSCSPQGVSGSASQWNRSSGQATPSPNFDSGIQSMSKMEDRLEEVINVLQRHTNSQGVPGLAEMHSLLASGLGLPPGFNTAALGLASRLPGLVSGHHEDSVGLPSSGGLLHGHHGSTSVPGSQPEGFTGLSSSVHRSSASDIKKEGKEDDDNCSNTDKSEDEKKDMKARLQTSLDDDDDEDDDEDLPVEIKVEREKVRRMANNTRERLRVRDINEAFKELGRMCQLHLSYEKQQTKLIVLQQAVNVIVNLEQQVRERNLNPKAACLKRREEEKVSGVDPQMQLGGGHPGLGGDGHNPVSHM from the exons atGGCTGCAGTGGAAACAGACAAGGAGCTCAACGACTTGCTGGATTTTAGCGCG ATGTTTGCGCCTCCAGCTTTAAATGGCAAGAACCGGCCGACTACTCTCGCCAGCAGTCAGTTTGGTGGTTCAG GTATAGATGAGAGGAGTGGGTCCAGTCACTGGGGACCAGGACAACAGAACGGTCCGTCTTTCAACCAGGGACGG GGTTATGGAGAAGAAGGTCTTTACAGTGAACAGCAGGGTATGGCCTCTGCCCCCATATTTGGACCGGGGATTGTTG GGAAGGCTGATCGAGGGCCATACTCGTCATTCACAGCACAG CCTGGCTTTATGCCCAATGGGTTACCAATGCCCAGTCCTGATCCGCTCTCCCCGTCTGGCCTGAAGTCTAACTCCCAGTTTTATTCCTCCTATGAGGGGAGCAACCCTCGCAGGAGACCCTCACAGGACCCCATTG AATCACAGCCAAAAAAGATCAGGAAGGTGCCCCCTGGCCTGCCCTCCTCA GTTTATGCATCAGCCTCAGGAGAGGATTTTAACAGGGACAATGCTGGTTACACATCCTCCAAGGCAGGAAACGTGTACCCACCACCTTTCTACATGCAAG AAGGCCTCCACCCACCCTCCGATCCATGGGGCTCTGCCGGGTCGATGGTTCAGCCTGGTTTTTCTTCCATGCTGGGCAACACCCCCCATATGAGCCAGCATGGACCCTTCACAGCCATTAACCCCCAAGACAGACTG AAACGTCAACCACTGCCCCTCTCTCCACAAAACTACCCCCTGCATGGCAGCGAGGTGAATGGGGCTCATCCCGCTGGCTTCCACTCTGGTTCCAGCAGCTTTGGTGTTTCCAACCACACACCCCCTATTGTTGGAAGTGACACTATTATGG CCAATCGGGGACCAGCACCTGGCAGTTCAGGTGATGAGATCGGAAAGGCCCTGGCATCA ATCTATCCTTCAGACCCGAACAGTAACGGCTTCCCTCCATCCCCATCTACTCCCTCTTGCTCACCTCAGGGTGTTTCAG GCTCTGCGTCTCAGTGGAATCGTTCCTCTGGCCAGGCCACACCTTCACCTAACTTTGACAGTGGTATTCAGTCCATG AGCAAAATGGAGGACCGTCTGGAAGAAGTCATCAATGTTCTTCAGCGCCATACCAACAGCCAAGGAGTTCCAGGATTGGCCGAAATGCACAGTCTGCTGGCGTCTGGTTTAGGGCTTCCTCCTGGCTTCAACACTGCAGCACTTGGATTGGCCAGTCGCCTTCCTGGACTG GTGTCTGGTCACCATGAGGACTCTGTTGgtctgccctctagtggaggACTTCTGCATGGTCACCATGGCTCCACATCTGTTCCAGGCTCTCAGCCTGAGGGTTTTACTG GTCTGAGCAGCAGCGTACATCGTTCCAGTGCTTCAGATATCAAAAAAGAAGGCAAGGAGGATGATGACAACTGCTCCAATACTGACAAGTCAGAGGACGAGAAAAAAGACATGAAGGCCCGACTTCAAACAAG tctggatgatgatgatgatgaggatgatgacgaAGATCTGCCAGTGGAGATTAAGGTTGAGCGGGAGAAAGTGCGGAGGATGGCAAACAACACCCGCGAGCGGCTACGCGTGCGGGACATCAACGAGGCTTTTAAGGAGCTGGGCCGCATGTGTCAGCTCCACCTGAGCTATGAGAAACAGCAGACCAAATTGATCGTACTGCAACAGGCCGTTAACGTTATAGTCAACCTGGAGCAGCAAGTTCGAG AACGCAATCTGAATCCAAAGGCTGCCTGCctcaagaggagagaggaggagaaagtgtcAGGTGTGGACCCCCAGATGCAGCTCGGTGGGGGTCACCCTGGTTTAGGTGGAGATGGACACAACCCTGTTAGCCATATGTAA
- the tcf3a gene encoding transcription factor 3a isoform X3, which translates to MAAVETDKELNDLLDFSAMFAPPALNGKNRPTTLASSQFGGSGIDERSGSSHWGPGQQNGPSFNQGRGYGEEGLYSEQQGMASAPIFGPGIVGKADRGPYSSFTAQPGFMPNGLPMPSPDPLSPSGLKSNSQFYSSYEGSNPRRRPSQDPIESQPKKIRKVPPGLPSSVYASASGEDFNRDNAGYTSSKAGNVYPPPFYMQEGLHPPSDPWGSAGSMVQPGFSSMLGNTPHMSQHGPFTAINPQDRLKRQPLPLSPQNYPLHGSEVNGAHPAGFHSGSSSFGVSNHTPPIVGSDTIMANRGPAPGSSGDEIGKALASIYPSDPNSNGFPPSPSTPSCSPQGVSGSASQWNRSSGQATPSPNFDSGIQSMQSKMEDRLEEVINVLQRHTNSQGVPGLAEMHSLLASGLGLPPGFNTAALGLASRLPGLVSGHHEDSVGLPSSGGLLHGHHGSTSVPGSQPEGFTGLSSSVHRSSASDIKKEGKEDDDNCSNTDKSEDEKKDMKARLQTSCSIVSVTDENLTAEEKEQRERERRQANNARERVRVRDINEAFRELGRMCQVHLQSDKAQTKLIILQQAVQVILGLEKQVRERNLNPKAACLKRREEEKVSGVDPQMQLGGGHPGLGGDGHNPVSHM; encoded by the exons atGGCTGCAGTGGAAACAGACAAGGAGCTCAACGACTTGCTGGATTTTAGCGCG ATGTTTGCGCCTCCAGCTTTAAATGGCAAGAACCGGCCGACTACTCTCGCCAGCAGTCAGTTTGGTGGTTCAG GTATAGATGAGAGGAGTGGGTCCAGTCACTGGGGACCAGGACAACAGAACGGTCCGTCTTTCAACCAGGGACGG GGTTATGGAGAAGAAGGTCTTTACAGTGAACAGCAGGGTATGGCCTCTGCCCCCATATTTGGACCGGGGATTGTTG GGAAGGCTGATCGAGGGCCATACTCGTCATTCACAGCACAG CCTGGCTTTATGCCCAATGGGTTACCAATGCCCAGTCCTGATCCGCTCTCCCCGTCTGGCCTGAAGTCTAACTCCCAGTTTTATTCCTCCTATGAGGGGAGCAACCCTCGCAGGAGACCCTCACAGGACCCCATTG AATCACAGCCAAAAAAGATCAGGAAGGTGCCCCCTGGCCTGCCCTCCTCA GTTTATGCATCAGCCTCAGGAGAGGATTTTAACAGGGACAATGCTGGTTACACATCCTCCAAGGCAGGAAACGTGTACCCACCACCTTTCTACATGCAAG AAGGCCTCCACCCACCCTCCGATCCATGGGGCTCTGCCGGGTCGATGGTTCAGCCTGGTTTTTCTTCCATGCTGGGCAACACCCCCCATATGAGCCAGCATGGACCCTTCACAGCCATTAACCCCCAAGACAGACTG AAACGTCAACCACTGCCCCTCTCTCCACAAAACTACCCCCTGCATGGCAGCGAGGTGAATGGGGCTCATCCCGCTGGCTTCCACTCTGGTTCCAGCAGCTTTGGTGTTTCCAACCACACACCCCCTATTGTTGGAAGTGACACTATTATGG CCAATCGGGGACCAGCACCTGGCAGTTCAGGTGATGAGATCGGAAAGGCCCTGGCATCA ATCTATCCTTCAGACCCGAACAGTAACGGCTTCCCTCCATCCCCATCTACTCCCTCTTGCTCACCTCAGGGTGTTTCAG GCTCTGCGTCTCAGTGGAATCGTTCCTCTGGCCAGGCCACACCTTCACCTAACTTTGACAGTGGTATTCAGTCCATG CAGAGCAAAATGGAGGACCGTCTGGAAGAAGTCATCAATGTTCTTCAGCGCCATACCAACAGCCAAGGAGTTCCAGGATTGGCCGAAATGCACAGTCTGCTGGCGTCTGGTTTAGGGCTTCCTCCTGGCTTCAACACTGCAGCACTTGGATTGGCCAGTCGCCTTCCTGGACTG GTGTCTGGTCACCATGAGGACTCTGTTGgtctgccctctagtggaggACTTCTGCATGGTCACCATGGCTCCACATCTGTTCCAGGCTCTCAGCCTGAGGGTTTTACTG GTCTGAGCAGCAGCGTACATCGTTCCAGTGCTTCAGATATCAAAAAAGAAGGCAAGGAGGATGATGACAACTGCTCCAATACTGACAAGTCAGAGGACGAGAAAAAAGACATGAAGGCCCGACTTCAAACAAG CTGCAGCATTGTCTCTGTGACTGATGAAAACCTCACTGccgaggagaaggagcagagggagcGAGAGCGCCGCCAAGCCAACAACGCTAGGGAGAGGGTGCGTGTTCGTGACATTAACGAAGCCTTCAGAGAGCTGGGCAGGATGTGTCAGGTCCACCTGCAGAGCGACAAGGCCCAGACAAAGCTCATCATCCTGCAGCAGGCTGTCCAGGTCATCCTGGGCCTTGAGAAGCAGGTGCGAG AACGCAATCTGAATCCAAAGGCTGCCTGCctcaagaggagagaggaggagaaagtgtcAGGTGTGGACCCCCAGATGCAGCTCGGTGGGGGTCACCCTGGTTTAGGTGGAGATGGACACAACCCTGTTAGCCATATGTAA